A single region of the Neisseria zoodegmatis genome encodes:
- the recJ gene encoding single-stranded-DNA-specific exonuclease RecJ, producing the protein MAVKIQTRTVNPDICRTLIEAGTDPLLARLCAARDVASPAELDDKLAALLPYQSLTRCTEAASRLADAVERKQKILIVADYDADGATACAVGIKGLSAMGASVDFLVPNRFEHGYGLTPELADIAAAQGVQLLLTVDNGIASIAGVERAQALGLDVIVTDHHLPADTVPNCIIVNPNQRGCNFASKNLAGVGVIFYVLMALRAELRQRGRFRPSEHSLSDGLNEPNLAELLDLVALGTVADVVPLDHNNRILVSQGLKRMRAGKMRPGIRALFEIARRDWRKAQPFDMGFALGPRINAAGRLDDMSVGIACLLADNEAEAQSLAAQLNDLNIERREIEQSMLQDALNAFPESLPSGQTTLVVYQNDFHQGVVGIVASRLKDRFYRPSIVFAPADNGEVRGSGRSIPGLHLRDALDLVSKRHPDMILKFGGHAMAAGLSIREENIAAFQTAFEQTVRELVHADDLAQTYITDGSLPAADITLTQAQNLARQVWGQGFAPPTFTDEFAVIRQQAMGVNHKKVWLRKEGCEFEAMFWRCTEELPTRVRTVYRPVANEWRNNIELQLYIDYWEAA; encoded by the coding sequence ATGGCTGTTAAAATCCAAACCCGCACCGTTAACCCCGACATCTGCCGCACCCTCATCGAGGCCGGCACCGACCCGCTGCTCGCCCGCCTGTGCGCCGCCCGCGATGTGGCCTCCCCTGCCGAGTTGGACGACAAACTCGCCGCCCTGCTGCCCTACCAAAGTCTCACCCGCTGCACCGAAGCCGCGTCCAGATTGGCCGATGCGGTGGAGCGCAAACAGAAAATTTTAATCGTGGCCGATTACGATGCCGACGGCGCAACCGCCTGTGCAGTCGGCATCAAAGGGTTGTCGGCCATGGGCGCGTCGGTGGACTTTTTGGTACCCAACCGCTTCGAGCACGGCTACGGCCTCACGCCCGAACTGGCCGACATTGCCGCAGCCCAAGGCGTACAGTTATTGTTGACCGTTGATAACGGCATCGCCAGCATCGCCGGCGTAGAACGCGCTCAGGCATTAGGTTTGGATGTTATCGTAACCGACCACCATCTGCCCGCCGATACCGTGCCCAATTGCATCATCGTCAACCCCAACCAACGCGGCTGCAACTTTGCCAGCAAAAATTTGGCGGGCGTGGGCGTGATTTTTTATGTGCTGATGGCTTTGCGTGCCGAATTGCGGCAGCGCGGCCGGTTCAGGCCGTCTGAACATTCGCTTTCAGACGGCCTCAACGAACCGAATCTGGCCGAACTGTTGGATTTAGTCGCACTCGGCACCGTTGCCGATGTCGTGCCGCTCGACCACAACAACCGCATTCTCGTTTCACAAGGCTTGAAACGGATGCGTGCGGGGAAAATGCGCCCCGGTATCCGCGCCCTGTTTGAAATCGCAAGGCGCGACTGGCGCAAAGCCCAGCCTTTCGACATGGGCTTTGCACTCGGCCCGCGCATCAATGCCGCCGGCCGGCTTGACGATATGTCGGTCGGCATCGCCTGCCTGCTGGCCGACAACGAAGCCGAAGCGCAAAGCCTTGCCGCCCAACTCAACGATTTGAACATCGAACGGCGCGAAATCGAACAATCCATGCTGCAAGACGCGCTGAATGCCTTTCCCGAATCGCTGCCGTCCGGCCAAACCACTTTGGTTGTTTATCAAAACGACTTTCATCAAGGTGTGGTCGGCATCGTAGCCAGCCGTCTGAAAGACCGTTTCTACCGCCCCTCCATCGTGTTCGCCCCTGCCGACAACGGCGAAGTGCGCGGCTCCGGCCGCTCCATTCCCGGCCTGCATTTGCGCGATGCCTTGGATTTGGTGAGCAAACGCCACCCCGACATGATTTTGAAATTCGGCGGACACGCCATGGCAGCAGGCTTGAGCATACGCGAAGAAAACATTGCCGCTTTTCAGACGGCCTTTGAGCAGACAGTACGCGAATTGGTGCATGCCGACGACTTGGCGCAAACCTACATCACCGACGGCAGCCTGCCCGCCGCCGACATCACGCTCACACAAGCGCAAAACCTCGCCCGCCAAGTGTGGGGGCAAGGATTCGCCCCGCCGACCTTCACCGACGAATTTGCCGTTATCCGCCAACAGGCTATGGGCGTGAACCACAAAAAAGTGTGGCTGCGCAAAGAAGGCTGCGAATTTGAAGCCATGTTTTGGCGCTGCACCGAAGAGCTTCCCACCCGCGTCCGCACGGTATACCGCCCCGTGGCCAACGAATGGCGCAACAATATCGAATTGCAACTTTATATCGACTATTGGGAAGCCGCATAA
- a CDS encoding c-type cytochrome, which yields MKRFTLLGLALAVTAAAAAPKADIAKGKEIANTICAACHAADGNSGIAMYPKLSAQHAQYLFVQTKEIKEGKRTTGAAAAMMPLVASLSDQDMRNVAAFYATQFPKPGETNPKENPELGAKIYRGGLADKKIPACMSCHGPNGAGIPAGGTDILAYPRLGGQHKAYIVDQMKAYQSGQRKNNIMNDIAGRMTNEELKAVANFIQGLH from the coding sequence ATGAAACGTTTTACCCTGTTGGGTCTGGCTTTAGCTGTTACTGCCGCGGCGGCCGCGCCCAAAGCGGATATTGCCAAAGGCAAAGAAATTGCAAACACGATTTGTGCGGCTTGCCACGCTGCCGACGGTAACAGCGGTATTGCAATGTATCCCAAATTATCCGCCCAACACGCCCAATATCTTTTTGTCCAAACCAAAGAGATCAAAGAAGGTAAACGTACTACCGGCGCAGCGGCGGCAATGATGCCTTTGGTGGCTTCGCTTTCCGATCAGGATATGCGCAATGTAGCCGCGTTCTACGCCACCCAATTCCCCAAACCGGGCGAAACCAATCCGAAAGAAAATCCCGAATTAGGCGCGAAAATCTACCGCGGCGGCTTGGCCGACAAGAAAATCCCGGCCTGTATGTCTTGCCACGGCCCCAACGGTGCGGGTATTCCTGCGGGCGGTACCGATATTTTGGCTTATCCGCGTTTGGGCGGCCAGCACAAGGCTTATATTGTTGACCAGATGAAAGCTTACCAATCAGGCCAACGTAAAAACAACATCATGAACGACATCGCCGGCCGCATGACCAACGAAGAGCTGAAAGCTGTCGCCAACTTTATCCAAGGGTTGCATTAA
- the ccsB gene encoding c-type cytochrome biogenesis protein CcsB, translated as MNHTIRGANKLPHQHTLLTHKSFLRRLNGWDWLFALLITMTAVFAQFHIGHRMDIYEIVILWSSAAGAILLGWFFKPLRGFTVASVLLAYGAVQLYSGDIAHADRFLLKYFLSSQSAIMWQCATVFFALFCYIAGALVARKQNAPTNTLLGMGSVLTWFSALAGFTGLLVRWHESYLLRPDAGHIPVSNLYEVFILFLVITALMYLYYEAKFAMQKLGGFVLSFMAVVVVFVLWYSVSREAHAIQPLIPALQSWWMKIHVPANFIGYGAFCISAMLGVAELLAIRNENAGKKSWLPESQAIEEVMYKSIAVGFLFFTIATILGALWAADAWGRYWSWDPKETWAFIVWLNYAVWLHLRLVAGWRGKVLAWWAIIGLFITAFAFIGVNMFLSGLHSYGTL; from the coding sequence ATGAACCACACCATACGCGGTGCGAATAAATTACCACACCAACACACTCTGCTGACCCACAAGTCGTTTTTGCGCCGCCTCAACGGCTGGGATTGGCTGTTTGCCCTGCTCATCACCATGACTGCCGTCTTCGCGCAATTCCATATCGGCCACCGTATGGACATTTACGAAATCGTGATTTTGTGGAGCAGCGCCGCCGGTGCCATCCTTTTGGGCTGGTTTTTCAAACCCCTGCGCGGCTTTACCGTTGCCTCCGTGCTGCTGGCTTACGGCGCCGTCCAACTCTACTCGGGCGACATTGCCCATGCCGACCGCTTTTTGCTGAAATACTTCCTCAGCAGCCAATCGGCCATCATGTGGCAATGCGCCACCGTATTCTTCGCCCTCTTCTGCTACATTGCAGGCGCGCTGGTTGCCCGCAAACAAAACGCCCCCACCAACACCCTGCTGGGCATGGGCAGCGTGTTAACCTGGTTTTCCGCGCTTGCCGGCTTTACCGGCCTGCTCGTGCGCTGGCATGAAAGCTATCTGCTGCGCCCCGATGCCGGCCATATCCCCGTATCCAACCTATATGAAGTCTTCATTCTCTTCTTGGTAATTACCGCCCTGATGTATCTGTATTACGAAGCCAAATTCGCCATGCAGAAGCTCGGCGGATTCGTGCTGTCGTTTATGGCCGTCGTGGTCGTGTTTGTGTTGTGGTACAGCGTATCGCGTGAAGCTCATGCTATTCAACCGCTGATTCCCGCCCTGCAATCGTGGTGGATGAAAATCCATGTACCGGCCAACTTTATCGGTTACGGCGCATTCTGTATTTCCGCCATGTTGGGCGTGGCCGAACTGCTGGCCATCCGCAACGAAAATGCCGGTAAGAAATCTTGGCTGCCCGAATCGCAAGCCATTGAAGAAGTGATGTACAAATCGATTGCCGTCGGCTTCCTGTTTTTCACCATCGCCACCATTCTCGGCGCACTGTGGGCAGCAGACGCGTGGGGCCGCTACTGGAGCTGGGACCCGAAAGAAACTTGGGCATTTATCGTATGGCTGAACTACGCCGTGTGGCTGCACTTGCGCCTTGTAGCCGGTTGGCGCGGCAAAGTCTTGGCATGGTGGGCGATTATCGGCCTGTTTATTACCGCTTTTGCCTTTATCGGTGTAAACATGTTCTTGAGCGGCCTGCACTCTTACGGAACGCTCTAA
- the yihA gene encoding ribosome biogenesis GTP-binding protein YihA/YsxC, with the protein MNLFQNAKFFTTVNHLKDLPDTPAEIAFVGRSNAGKSSAINTLTNHVRLAYVSKTPGRTQHINFFELAGGGFMVDLPGYGYAQVPEAVRAHWVKLLGDYLQKRQQLIGLVLIMDARHPLKELDLRMLDFFHITGRPVHILLSKADKLSKNDQIKTLAAVKKSLKPYAERQQISVQLFSSLKKQGIEEVNTVVGKWFADYQAAAGEVDSEGEAAEQPE; encoded by the coding sequence ATGAACTTATTTCAAAATGCAAAATTCTTTACTACGGTCAATCATCTGAAAGATTTGCCCGATACGCCTGCCGAAATCGCCTTTGTCGGGCGCAGTAATGCGGGCAAGTCGAGCGCCATCAATACGCTGACCAATCATGTGCGTTTGGCTTATGTGTCGAAAACGCCGGGGCGCACCCAGCACATCAACTTTTTTGAGTTGGCTGGCGGCGGTTTTATGGTGGACTTGCCGGGCTACGGCTATGCGCAGGTGCCGGAGGCCGTGCGTGCCCATTGGGTGAAATTGTTGGGCGATTATCTTCAGAAAAGACAGCAGTTAATTGGTTTGGTGCTGATTATGGACGCCCGTCACCCGCTGAAAGAGCTTGACCTCAGAATGCTGGATTTTTTCCATATCACGGGCCGTCCGGTGCATATTTTGCTTTCCAAAGCCGATAAGCTGTCTAAAAACGATCAGATTAAAACGCTTGCTGCGGTTAAAAAATCGCTGAAACCGTATGCGGAGCGGCAGCAGATCAGCGTGCAGCTTTTTTCCAGCTTGAAAAAGCAGGGTATCGAGGAAGTGAACACTGTAGTGGGCAAGTGGTTTGCCGATTATCAGGCGGCTGCGGGTGAGGTTGATTCGGAGGGTGAGGCTGCCGAACAGCCTGAGTAA
- the secB gene encoding protein-export chaperone SecB: protein MSEELQPVFSIEKLYVKDMSLEVPNAPQVFLEQGEPEVDMRVSTESAKLEEGFHEVTVTVTVTAKLENDRVMFLNEVSQSGIFRLENIPEEDVKLLLAVACPNILFPYAREAVSTTITRAGFPPVLLAPINFEAMYQQAQEGNA from the coding sequence ATGAGCGAAGAACTGCAACCCGTATTCAGCATCGAAAAACTGTATGTTAAAGATATGTCTTTAGAAGTGCCGAACGCTCCCCAAGTATTCTTGGAGCAAGGCGAGCCTGAAGTCGATATGCGCGTTTCTACCGAAAGCGCCAAACTGGAAGAAGGTTTCCACGAAGTTACCGTAACCGTAACCGTTACCGCCAAGCTCGAGAACGACCGCGTAATGTTCCTGAACGAAGTATCGCAAAGCGGTATCTTCCGTTTGGAAAACATCCCTGAAGAAGACGTGAAACTGCTGCTGGCCGTTGCCTGCCCGAACATCCTGTTCCCATACGCCCGCGAAGCCGTTTCCACCACCATTACCCGCGCAGGCTTCCCGCCCGTGCTGCTGGCTCCGATCAACTTCGAAGCCATGTACCAACAAGCGCAAGAAGGTAACGCGTAA
- a CDS encoding valine--tRNA ligase has protein sequence MLDKYNPAEIEAKHYQNWQSQGYFQPDMAAAESFSIQLPPPNVTGTLHMGHAFNQTIMDGLTRYYRMKGRNTCWIPGTDHAGIATQIVVERQLAEQGVSRHDLGREAFLEKVWEWKNVSGGTITEQMRRMGCSADWSREYFTMDDVRAETVTEVFVRLFEQGLIYRGKRLVNWDPVLGTAVSDLEVESVEEQGSMWHIRYPLADNPSDGLIVATTRPETLLGDVAVAVHPEDERYAHLIGKALLLPLANRRIPIIADEYVEKDFGTGCVKITPAHDFNDYEVGKRHDTALINVFDLEAKVLSQAEVFNFKGEVQTGIALPEAYTGLDRFAARKQIVADLEAQGLLVEVKPHTLMTPKGDRTGSVIEPMLTSQWFVAMSAKPNGGEPAGEFAGMSLAEKAKHAVDSGQVKFIPENWVNTYNQWMNNIQDWCISRQLWWGHQIPAWYDSDGRVYVARNQEEAEKLAGTSGLTRDEDVLDTWFSSALVPFSTLGWPSETEELNAFLPSNVLVTGYEIIFFWVARMIMMTTHFTGKVPFKDVYIHGMVRDHEGKKMSKSEGNVIDPVDLIDGIDLESLLVKRTTGLRRPEKAPQVKNATEKLFPEGIPVFGTDALRFTMASYASLGRSINFDFKRAEGYRNFCNKLWNATNFVLMNTEEKDCGQDETLPLAYSFVDQWIIGRLQQTEAAVAEAFDTYRFDLAAQTLYEFVWNEYCDWYIELAKVQLQTGCESTQRATRRTLVRVLEVVLRLMHPIMPFITEELWQAVAPLANAKKTDSIMLAAWPVADNEKIVPAAFEQMAALQDLIGAVRNLRGEMGLTPSVKAPLFVEGGKDLEALLKYVPMMARLTEAKLVDKLPESEDAPVAVCQNARLMLKVEIDKAAETARLNKEAEKLQKALDKLNAKLSKPGYTDKAPAHLVEKDRAELAELEDKMAKVQAQLAKLK, from the coding sequence ATGCTAGACAAATATAATCCCGCCGAAATCGAAGCCAAACATTATCAAAACTGGCAATCGCAAGGCTATTTCCAGCCGGATATGGCCGCAGCAGAATCGTTCTCCATCCAGCTTCCCCCGCCCAACGTTACCGGCACCCTGCACATGGGGCATGCCTTCAACCAAACGATTATGGACGGCCTCACGCGCTATTACCGCATGAAAGGCCGCAACACCTGCTGGATTCCCGGCACCGACCATGCCGGCATTGCCACGCAGATTGTGGTGGAGCGGCAGTTGGCCGAGCAGGGTGTTTCGCGCCACGATTTGGGGCGCGAAGCCTTTCTTGAAAAAGTGTGGGAGTGGAAAAATGTTTCCGGCGGCACGATTACCGAACAAATGCGCCGCATGGGTTGTTCTGCCGACTGGAGCCGCGAATATTTCACGATGGACGACGTGCGTGCCGAAACCGTTACCGAAGTGTTCGTGCGCCTGTTTGAGCAGGGCTTGATTTACCGCGGCAAACGCTTGGTGAACTGGGATCCCGTGCTCGGCACCGCCGTTTCCGACCTTGAAGTGGAAAGCGTGGAAGAGCAGGGCAGCATGTGGCATATCCGCTATCCGTTGGCCGACAATCCTTCAGACGGCCTTATCGTTGCTACTACCCGCCCCGAAACCTTATTGGGCGATGTGGCGGTGGCGGTGCATCCCGAAGACGAACGCTATGCCCACTTAATCGGCAAAGCATTGCTGCTGCCGTTGGCGAACCGCCGTATTCCGATTATTGCCGACGAATATGTAGAAAAAGATTTCGGCACCGGCTGCGTGAAGATTACGCCCGCGCATGATTTCAACGACTACGAAGTCGGCAAACGCCACGATACGGCTTTAATCAACGTGTTTGATTTAGAAGCGAAAGTTTTAAGCCAAGCCGAAGTATTCAACTTTAAAGGCGAGGTTCAAACAGGCATTGCTTTGCCCGAAGCCTACACAGGTTTGGACCGCTTCGCCGCCCGTAAGCAAATTGTGGCCGATTTGGAAGCGCAAGGTTTGTTGGTGGAAGTGAAACCGCACACCTTGATGACCCCGAAAGGCGACCGCACCGGCAGCGTGATCGAGCCGATGCTGACCAGCCAATGGTTTGTGGCGATGAGCGCGAAGCCCAACGGCGGCGAACCTGCCGGAGAGTTTGCCGGCATGAGCTTGGCCGAAAAAGCCAAACACGCCGTAGATTCCGGTCAAGTGAAGTTTATCCCCGAAAACTGGGTCAACACCTACAACCAATGGATGAACAATATCCAAGACTGGTGTATTTCGCGCCAACTGTGGTGGGGCCATCAGATTCCCGCTTGGTACGATTCAGACGGCCGCGTTTACGTTGCCCGCAATCAGGAAGAGGCAGAAAAATTGGCAGGCACAAGCGGTTTAACCCGCGACGAAGACGTGCTGGATACTTGGTTCTCGTCTGCGCTGGTGCCGTTCTCCACTTTGGGCTGGCCGTCTGAAACCGAAGAATTGAACGCCTTCTTGCCGAGCAACGTATTGGTAACCGGCTACGAGATCATCTTCTTCTGGGTGGCGCGCATGATTATGATGACCACCCACTTCACCGGCAAAGTGCCGTTTAAAGACGTGTATATCCACGGCATGGTGCGCGATCACGAAGGCAAGAAAATGTCGAAGTCCGAAGGCAACGTGATTGACCCTGTCGACTTAATCGACGGCATCGACCTCGAAAGCCTGCTGGTGAAACGCACCACCGGTCTGCGCCGCCCCGAAAAAGCGCCGCAAGTGAAAAACGCCACCGAAAAACTGTTCCCCGAAGGTATTCCCGTGTTCGGTACCGACGCACTGCGCTTCACGATGGCGAGTTACGCCAGCCTCGGCCGCAGCATCAACTTCGATTTCAAACGCGCCGAAGGCTACCGCAATTTCTGCAACAAGCTGTGGAACGCCACCAACTTCGTGTTGATGAACACCGAAGAGAAAGACTGCGGACAAGACGAAACCCTGCCGCTGGCGTACAGCTTTGTCGACCAATGGATTATCGGCCGCCTGCAACAAACCGAGGCCGCCGTTGCCGAAGCATTCGATACCTATCGCTTTGATTTGGCGGCGCAAACGCTGTATGAATTCGTATGGAACGAGTATTGCGACTGGTATATCGAGCTGGCGAAAGTGCAACTGCAAACCGGCTGCGAATCCACCCAGCGCGCCACCCGCCGCACTTTGGTGCGCGTGTTGGAAGTGGTGCTGCGCCTGATGCACCCGATTATGCCGTTCATTACCGAAGAGCTGTGGCAGGCAGTTGCGCCGCTGGCGAATGCCAAGAAAACCGACAGCATCATGCTGGCCGCTTGGCCGGTTGCCGACAACGAAAAAATCGTGCCTGCCGCGTTTGAACAAATGGCCGCGCTGCAAGACTTAATCGGCGCGGTGCGCAACCTGCGCGGCGAAATGGGCTTGACTCCGAGCGTGAAAGCACCGTTGTTTGTCGAAGGCGGCAAAGATTTGGAAGCCTTGCTGAAATATGTGCCGATGATGGCGCGTTTGACCGAAGCCAAACTGGTCGACAAACTGCCCGAAAGCGAAGATGCGCCGGTGGCCGTCTGCCAAAATGCGCGTCTGATGTTGAAAGTGGAAATCGACAAAGCCGCCGAAACCGCCCGCCTGAACAAAGAAGCCGAGAAGCTGCAAAAAGCGTTGGACAAACTCAACGCCAAACTCAGCAAACCCGGCTACACTGACAAAGCCCCTGCGCATCTGGTCGAAAAAGACCGCGCGGAGCTGGCCGAGTTGGAAGACAAAATGGCGAAAGTACAAGCGCAACTGGCTAAGTTGAAATAA
- a CDS encoding cytochrome c biogenesis protein ResB, with protein sequence MAQPKTSVPLIRRPWFAFLSSMRFAVALLSLLGIASIIGTVLQQNQPPVNYVVKFGPFWTEIFGFLGLFDVYASSWFVLIMLFLVLSTGLCLWRNIPPFVREMKSYRLNASKKSLSSMKHTTMLEGRISPEIAARYLEVQGFSSKTVEREDGSVLLAAKKGAMNKWGYIFAHAAIIVICLGGLIDSNLLLKVGMLTGKIVPDNESVFAKDFKPESTLGSGNISFRGNVNITEGQQADVVFLNADKGMLIQDLPFTVHLKKFHIDFYNTGMPKDFASDLVVTDKATGEVIEKTIRVNHPLTVDGITIYQASFADGGSDLKLKAWNLAGKNRQPAMMDAVSMREFPLDLDGKQYRLEFDQFTAMNVEDMSAAPQKEKTGFQTAINDVRSVKQDKKFTNIGPSIVYRIRDKAGQAVEYKNYMLPVKQEEDYFFITGTRAGLDQQYRWLRLPADKEGSIDTFMAWRELLNDPAVRKRVIEASAQAAPENVRSGFSLAVENTLALFAQGGYLALNDYIEQKVPEAERDKMQDFFYRILYGTLNSILDETITTYKLPEWKPSVERNRFLLHSMDAYTGLTEYPSPVLLQLNGYKEVRSSGLQMTRSPGASLVYLGSVLLVLGTVFMFYIREKRAWLLFDQDGVRFSMSSSRNERDLQKEFPKHTEDLATLSSDLNKNI encoded by the coding sequence ATGGCCCAACCCAAAACTTCCGTTCCGCTTATACGCCGCCCGTGGTTTGCTTTTCTCAGCTCCATGCGCTTCGCCGTGGCTCTGCTCAGCCTTTTGGGTATCGCATCCATCATCGGCACGGTACTCCAGCAAAACCAGCCGCCCGTCAATTATGTGGTGAAATTCGGCCCGTTTTGGACGGAAATTTTCGGTTTTTTAGGCTTGTTTGATGTTTACGCATCCAGCTGGTTTGTGCTGATTATGCTGTTTTTGGTGCTCTCCACGGGCTTGTGTTTGTGGCGCAACATTCCGCCGTTTGTGCGCGAAATGAAATCTTACCGGTTAAACGCCAGCAAAAAATCTTTGTCTTCAATGAAGCACACCACCATGCTCGAAGGCCGTATTTCACCCGAAATCGCCGCCCGCTATTTGGAAGTGCAGGGATTCAGCAGCAAAACGGTTGAACGCGAAGACGGCTCCGTCTTGCTCGCAGCCAAAAAAGGCGCGATGAACAAATGGGGATACATTTTCGCCCATGCGGCCATTATCGTTATCTGTTTGGGCGGCCTGATCGACAGCAACCTGCTGCTGAAAGTCGGTATGCTCACCGGCAAAATCGTTCCCGACAACGAATCGGTGTTCGCCAAAGATTTCAAACCCGAAAGCACGCTGGGCAGCGGCAATATCTCGTTCCGCGGCAACGTCAACATCACCGAAGGCCAACAAGCCGACGTGGTTTTTCTGAATGCCGACAAAGGTATGCTGATACAGGATTTGCCGTTTACGGTGCATCTGAAAAAGTTTCATATCGACTTCTACAACACCGGTATGCCTAAAGATTTCGCCAGCGATTTGGTGGTTACCGACAAAGCCACCGGCGAAGTGATTGAAAAAACCATCCGCGTCAACCATCCGCTCACGGTTGACGGCATTACCATTTATCAAGCCAGCTTTGCCGACGGCGGTTCTGACTTGAAACTGAAAGCTTGGAATCTGGCAGGCAAAAACCGCCAACCGGCCATGATGGATGCCGTCTCGATGCGTGAATTTCCATTGGATTTGGACGGCAAGCAATACCGGTTGGAATTCGACCAGTTTACCGCCATGAACGTCGAAGACATGAGCGCCGCGCCCCAAAAAGAAAAAACAGGTTTTCAGACGGCCATTAACGACGTGCGCAGCGTTAAGCAAGACAAAAAGTTCACTAACATCGGCCCATCCATCGTTTACCGCATCCGCGACAAAGCCGGACAAGCCGTTGAATACAAAAACTATATGCTGCCCGTCAAACAAGAAGAAGACTATTTCTTCATCACCGGCACCCGCGCAGGGCTGGATCAGCAATACCGCTGGCTGCGCCTGCCCGCCGACAAAGAAGGCAGCATCGACACCTTTATGGCTTGGCGCGAACTGCTGAACGACCCTGCCGTGCGCAAACGCGTGATTGAAGCGTCTGCCCAAGCCGCGCCCGAAAACGTGCGTTCGGGATTCAGCTTGGCCGTAGAAAACACCCTTGCCCTGTTTGCACAAGGCGGCTATTTGGCACTGAACGACTACATCGAACAAAAAGTGCCCGAAGCCGAACGCGACAAAATGCAGGATTTCTTCTACCGCATTTTATACGGCACGCTCAATTCGATTTTGGATGAAACCATCACCACTTACAAACTGCCCGAATGGAAACCGAGCGTGGAACGAAACCGCTTCCTGCTGCACAGCATGGATGCCTACACCGGCCTGACCGAATACCCCTCGCCGGTGCTGCTCCAGCTCAACGGCTATAAAGAAGTGCGCTCTTCCGGCCTGCAAATGACCCGCTCTCCCGGTGCATCGTTGGTGTATTTAGGCTCGGTGCTGCTGGTTTTGGGCACGGTATTTATGTTTTACATCCGCGAGAAACGCGCATGGCTGCTGTTTGACCAAGACGGCGTGCGTTTTTCCATGTCGTCTTCGCGCAATGAGCGTGATTTACAAAAAGAATTTCCCAAACATACAGAGGATTTGGCAACATTGTCCTCAGATTTGAACAAAAACATTTAA
- the grxC gene encoding glutaredoxin 3, whose translation MQPVTMYTGPYCPYCTMAKQFLKSQGISEIKEIRVDQNPADYAEMQQITGQRSVPQIFIGNTHVGGFTDLYALHQRGGLKSLLEGETE comes from the coding sequence ATGCAGCCCGTTACCATGTATACCGGCCCCTACTGCCCTTACTGCACCATGGCCAAACAGTTTTTAAAATCACAAGGCATCAGCGAAATCAAAGAAATCCGCGTCGACCAAAACCCCGCCGACTATGCCGAAATGCAGCAAATCACCGGCCAACGCAGCGTGCCGCAAATTTTCATCGGCAACACCCATGTGGGCGGCTTTACCGACTTATACGCACTGCACCAACGCGGCGGCCTCAAAAGCCTGTTGGAAGGCGAAACCGAATAA